Below is a window of Ruegeria sp. THAF33 DNA.
GACAGTTCGGAAAAATTCGTTGTGGCAACCGGGTTTCGAGGCGGCTCTTAATCATCTAGCCGGATAAGATTTCCGCTCAGACGCTGTTCACGCAAGGACGTGGCAGCCATTCCCTGCAACATCAGCGTATCTCCGTGCGTCACGTATGATGGTTCCCGGTTACGCAGGTCTTCGATCCGCTGGGCTAGTGAAACCGAGCTTGAACCCGGCATCTTCCGCATTGTTGCTTCGTTGGACATGGCTCACCTCGGATCAGCACTTTGTTCTTGGCTGTAACAAGGAATTCTGCCGTCAAAATGAAAGAATTCGGGCACGGATGTGCCGGATCAACGCCCGAACTGTTGCGACAATTGCAGCAGGTTCGGATCATCAGGCAACCTGTCCAGCGCCTCTTGCAGCACTACGCGCGCAGCTTCCGGGCCACGATTGATCTGCGCCAATTGCACCAGCATCGGCCACGCCTCTGCCCTCTGCGGGTCCAGCGTCACGACCTCTCTGAACGCCTGTTCCGCCGCCTGCGCGTTGCGAAGCGTCAAAGCCATGCCCCCCAGAACAAGATGGGTTTCCGGGGCGTCCAACCTGTTCGAAATGACCTGCTGCCATTCCGACATGCCCTGCCCAAGCTTGGCCCGCTGCTCAGCCGTCAAGCCCTGCGGCGGTATGCTCAGGAACTCTTTGGCGGCGGCGATGCGCACGTTTCGCAGAGGATCAGATAACAACGGCTCGAGCCTGCGCACCTGATCTGCCGGGCTGGCCTGACGTTGCAGCGCCGCTGCATTTGCTCGTATCAGCGGGTCAACGTCCTGCAAAAGCGGCGCTGTGTCAGCGGCGATCTGTGGCGACCCAAACGGTTGCAACAGATACGCGGCGGTCGCTCTGACGATGCCCGGCTGCGACGCATCCATTGCGACCGCAAGCAAACCTTCGGGCGTGTCGAGCTGCCCTTCGGCCGCGGCTTTGAAAACTGTCCCATAATGCGGGCGTCGATTTGGCGATCCCGGAAACCAGCCCTCTATCTGGCTTGCGGCCCAGGCCTGATCCTGGTCTTGATGGCAGTCCGTGCAGGCATCAACGCCCAGCCCAAGATCCGGTCGCGGTATGCGAAAACTGTGATCGCGTCGACCGTCGACACCCATGTAGGTCCGCTCGATCATGTGGCAGCTTTTGCACTGGGCGCCTTCGCTGTCTTCCGGGTGATTGTGATGCGCAGGCGTGTCATAGTCCTTTGCGGAAAGGGTCGCGAAATCCGGATTTCCGGCAGGCGAGTGGCACTGTGTGCAAACCCCGTTTCCGTCGGCTTTCAAGTCTGCGCTGTGTGGTTCGTGGCAGTTCATGCATCCGACGCCCTGCGCGTACATCCGGGATTGCAGGAACGAGCCGTAGACGTAGACCTCATCCAGAATTTGCCCGTCGGGATGATAGGAACCGGGGCGCAGCACGGCCAGATTATAAGCATCATGATACGGGGTTCCCGGAGCCGGGTTTCCGTTGCCATGCGCCTCGCGCCGGGAATGACATCCGGCGCATTGCTGTATTTCTTCTTCGGTCCGCCCCTTGCCCCAACTCAACAGAAAGCCGGCATTGGCCAGGCCATCTGAAGAACGCTTTTCCCGGACCCAGTCGATGTGTGCGGACCCCGGCCCATGGCAGGCCTCGCACCCGACCCCAATTTCGACCTGCTGTGACGTGTAGCTTCTGGTTTGAGGGTCGTAGTTCTTCTCAAAACCCGTGGCATGACATTCGGCGCAGCGCGCGTTCCAGTTTTTGTAAGGGCCGGTCCAATGCAACCCGTCATCGGGCGGCAGGTCCTGATCAGGGTACAGGTGATACCAGCGCTTTTGTTCTGTGTCCCAAACAACGTCGAAACTTTGCAACCGTCCCGGTTCGGTCTCGAAAAGGTATTGCTGCAAGGGTTCGATTCCAACGACGGAATGTACGTCATATTCCGTCGTTGCACCGTCTTTTTCCGTTACGCGGGCGGTGAACCTACCCGCCTCATTTTTGAATTGGACGGACATGCCGTCATGATCGAACCGGGTACCGTTGAAATCCGCCACAACAGCGCCGTCAGCGGGGTCTGTCCAGGCCAGCGCATGGTGTGACGCGGCCCAGGCTTCGGCTTCTTGCTGATGACAGTCGGTACACTGGTCTGAACCCACATACTCTGCCGTCTGCGCCTGAACTTCACCAGCAATTGCAAGGCAGGCCAGTATCAGGGCAAATCTCATGCCGTATCTCCTTGGGCGGCTTTTTGCAGATCAATCAATGCACCGTTGTATTCGGCGCCCAAGATCAGGATCGCCGAATAGAGATACAGGAAAATCAATGCCGCCATGGCCCCCGCCAATCCAGCATAGGTAGCGCTGTAGGTGGCGAACTGGCTGATATAAATTGAAAACGCCCACCCACCAGCCGCCCACAAGACCAAAGTCAACAAGACGCCAGGCAAAATCTGCATCAGGCTGTGCCTGCGAGTCGGCAGCACAAGATGCGCCAGAAGAACGGTGCCCGCAGGAACCGCCACGGTGAACGTCCAGCGCAGGCGATCCACGGAAAACCAGTTGGCCACGGCAACTTCCGTGTGTTCAGCCACCAGTTTCGTATAGACCGGCAAAACCACCTCGACCGCTGCAATGATCAGAATGGCCGACCCGCCCAGAATGACCAGCACCAGACAAAGCAGTCGGGTTTTCCAGAAAGGCCAACTGTCTTCGTCGTGGTAGGCCTGGTTCATGGCTGCACGTACGGCAGCCACGCCGTTGGAGGCAAAGTAAATCGCCAGCAGCCCCCCCAAGGTGATGACACCCGAGCCGGATCCGGCCAGAACGGCCCGCAGTTCGGCCACGATCGGATCTGCGACGTCCTTGGGCCACGCTCCGAAAATCAGGTCAATTAACTCATCGGTGACATAGCCTTGAGATAACGCCCCTGCCAGCGCCACGGTGAACAGCACAAAGGGAAACAGCGCCATCATCAGCGACATGGCCACGTGGCTGCTCATGACGAAACCGTTCTTTCTGCTGAACCGGCGGATCGACAGCCAAAGTGCCTGAACAGGTCGGCCAAACAGGGGATTCGCGGCATTGGACATGCTGCAACCCTAACCTGCCGAAATAGAACACAGAACCCGTCGTGGAAATCTATTTGTAGATTGAGGGCCAACAAACGCCTGAACGCATTGCATAAACAAGACCTCGCGTGCAGGATTGGGTCACGCAGGATGGGAAATGGGCACTGCTTGTGCCGGACACAGGATACCGAATGACCCCGGATCAAAAAGACATCACGGTTAGACCCAAGCTTCGATTGTCCGTTGTCCGGGATACATGCATCATCGCGACCCTGATCGTACTGGGTCTCTATGCCGGTGCGAACTTCCTGATCCCGCTGGCCATGGCGCTGCTGGTCAATGTTCTGATCATCGCACTGAGCGATCGCGTCGTAGCCCTGACCCGCGCTCCGGTCTGGCTGGCAAATATTGCCGGTGTGACCGTCGTTCTGGCGGGTTTGTTCATGATCATGTACGTGCTGGGCAGTCAGGCGACGCAGTTTGCACGCTCCATCAGCACCTATGAAAACCAGTTTGACGGTGCGGTCGAGCGTGTAACGGGGCTGGTCGGCAACGACGTGACCACCTTCATTCGTGACAATCTGGTCAGTATCGACATGTCCTATGTCGCACGCGTGTTGCTGGGCAGCGCCACTTCATTGTTGAACCAGTTCTTCCTGATCAGCCTTTATGTCGCCTTTCTGATGGCCGAACGGCTTGCCTTTCGGAAAAAGATCCAACTGGCCGCCGGAAATCCTGTCGCCGCAGCGGAGTTTTCCACCATGCTCGATGCGATTTCGGTCAGCTTGCAGCGCTATGTCGGCGTCAAAACCCTGATCAGCCTGATAACGGCAACCATCAGCTATACGGTTTTCCGCTCGCTTGGTCTGGAATACGCGGAAACCTGGGCCGTATTGACCTTTGCCCTGAATTTCATCCCCTCGATCGGTTCGATCATAGCGGTGTTTTTTCCGGCGATGATCGCGCTTGTTCAATTCGAAACGATCCTTCCCTTCCTGGTGATCGTGCTGGGATGTGGAACGATCCAATTCCTGATCGGCAATTTCCTGGATCCGGCCATGCTTGGCCGATCCCTGAACATGTCGACCTTTCTTGTCATTCTGGCCCTGACCTTCTGGACAACGGTCTGGGGTCTGATCGGCGCGTTTCTGAGCGTTCCTCTGACCGTATGCATCCTGATCGTGTTCAGCCACATCCCGGCCCTTCGACCGGTCGCCATACTGATGTCATTGGATGGCAGGTTGGGCGAGGATAACAGTCAGGCCGCAGCAAGCTAGGTCATGAAGCGCCCCCTGTTCATCGGATCCGATATCTACCGCAACTCGACCTACGGTTCAAAACACCCGCTGGCCATCCCGCGGGTTTCAACCGTCATCGATCTGTGTCGCGAACTGGGTTGGTTGACACCCGAGAACTACCGCGTCAGCCCCTGCGCAAAACCCGGTGTATTGGAAGGGTTTCATACGCCGGACTATATCGCCGCCCTGCAAAAGGCAGAAGCGGATCAGCATGTCACGGACGAAACACGGGATAAATACGGTTTGGGGACTCTGTCGAACCCGGTCTTCGCCGAGATGTACCGCCGGCCGGCAACCGCCGCCGGTGGTTCCATGCTGGCCGCCGAGCTGATCCGGGATGGAGGGATCGTTTTCAACCCTGCGGGCGGCACCCACCATGGCCTTGCGGACCGGGCGAACGGGTTTTGTTATCTGAACGATCCGGTTCTGGCGATACAAACCCTTTTGAACGCCGGCCTGGATCGCGTGGTCTATGTCGACATCGACGCCCATCATTGCGACGGGGTTGAACTTGCGTTTCACGGGTCGGACAAAGTTCGGATGATCTCGGTCCATGAAGCGCGGCGATGGCCATTTACGGGCCAACTTGAGGAAGACGCCGGTGGCGCGGCCTTCAACCTGCCTGTTCCAAGGCATCTGAACGACGACGAATTCACCGCCATTCTGGATCAATTGATCCTGCCAGCGACCGAGGCGTTCAAACCGCAAGCGATTGTCCTGCAATGCGGGGCAGACGCCGTGGCCGAGGACCCGCTTTCGCGTTTGACCCTGTCCAACAACGCGCATTGGCGAACAGTCGCGGCGCTGAAGCCTCTTTCGCCTCGTTTTCTGGTTCTGGGTGGCGGCGGATACAATCCCTGGTCCGTAGGGCGCTTGTGGAGCGGCGTCTGGGCCACCCTGAATGATTTCGAAATTCCTGACACACTTGACGTCGGTGCCCAGAAAATCCTGCGGGATCTGACTTGGAGCAGGGCCGAAGGACAGGCGCCTCACCCTCACTGGCTGGACAGTTTGCGCGACGCGCCAAACACTGGGCCCATACGACAGGAACTGAGGAACGATTTACGCCACCTCACCGCCAGGCATTCACGGTAGATCGGTCCGCCAAAGCCTGTTAGCATTCCGATATTTCGGGATATTCCTGACCGGCTTACCCCCTGTTCCGTTATCAATTCGTTTCTTCCAGCTTGGCACCGATTGGACCACCACCCATGAATGCACTTAATCAGATACTTGATCTCAAAACCCGCATGGGCCAGTCCATCATCGGGCAAACCGAGGTCATCGACCGACTGCTGATCGGCATGCTGGCCAACGGAAACCTTCTGATCGAAGGTCTGCCCGGATTGGCCAAAACACGTGCAGTCAAGGCGATGGCGCGCAATCTGGATGCAGAGTTCAGCCGGATCCAGTTCACGCCTGATCTGCTGCCTTCAGACGTGACGGGAACCGAGGTGTTTCAACAAACTGACGAAGGCGGCACCTTTCGGTTCGAACCCGGTCCGATCTTTGCCAATATCGTCCTCGCTGACGAAATCAACAGGGCACCGGCCAAGGTTCAGGCCGCTTTGCTGGAGGCGATGGAAGAACGCCAGGTCACGGTTTCCGGGACCACCCACAAGATGGAACCGCTGTTCATCGTGATGGCAACCCAGAACCCCATTGAACAAGAAGGCACCTATCCCCTGCCCGAAGCGCAGATGGACCGGTTCCTGATGCATGTTCAGATCACCTATCCGCCGGTCGAGGACGAGGTTGAAGTGATCCGGCTGGTTCGGGGCGAAGAGATCGCCGCCGGGAAACGCGCGTCAAGCGAGCAACCACCGACAATCCCGCAGGACGCCGTTTTTGCAGCGCGTTCGGAAATCGGGCAGATCCATGTTTCGGACGCAATGGATCGCTATATGGCCGATCTGGTTCAGGCGACCCGGACGCCTGCGGCGCTCAGCGAAGAACTGGCCAGCTGGATCGAAATCGGCGCCAGCCCGCGTGCCTCATTGGCATTGGACAAATGCGGTCGGGCGCATGCGTGGATGAACCAGCGTGACTATGTGGACCCTGCGGATATTCGAGCCATTGCACATGACGTGTTCCGTCACCGCATCACGCTGAGCTTCGAGGCGCAGGGTAACGCCAAAACGGCAGATGACGTGATCGCGGAAATCCTGCGTCTCGTCGCGCTGCCCTGACGGTTCGGGTTGGCCGGGTGCAGCGATCCTCAGCATATCCCGATGATCCCCGCATTCACGTCGATGCGGATCACCTGTTGCGTCTGGAACTGCATTCCCGTGCCCTGAGCTTTTTACCACGTCAGCCTGCCCGCTCGATCCTGAATGGCAGACACGCATCACGCCTGCGCGGACGCGGCCTGAATTTCGAGGAATTGCGCAACTACCAACCGGGCGACGACATCCGAACAATTGACTGGAAAGTCACGGCGCGAACCGGTGAGCCCTATGTTAGGGTCTATACCGAGGAACGAGACCGCCCTGCCCTGTTGCTGGTCGATCAGCGCGTTTCGATGTTTTTCGGAACCGAAGTCTACATGAAATCGGTCATCGCAGCCGAAGCTGCCGCAATCACCGCGCATCGCGTTCTTGGTCAGGGCGATCGTGTCGGTGGTCTGGTATTCAACGACACAAGCGTTGCTGAACACAGGCCGCAGCGCCGCGCGGCGGCGCTCATGCGGTTTCTGTCTTCCATCGGGGCTGCCAATTCGGCCTTGCATGCTGCCTTGAACCCGCAACCAACCGTGACTTTGAATGACATGTTGTCGGAAGCCGCGCGTATGCCCCAAACCAACGGGCTGGTTTGCCTGTTTTCCGACTGCGACGGGCTTGACGAAAAATCGGAATCCGTGCTGCGCCGCATTGCGGTCTCAAACGATCTGATCGTGTTCAATATTGCTGACAAGACAGCCAAGGTGCTGGCGCCCGATCTGAAACTCACGGTCTCGGACGGGCGCGACCAGATCGAAATCGACAGCGCCGACCCCAAATTGTCCGGCAAAATTCGCAAATCCATGGAAGACAGGTTGGACCACCTGCACACATGGTCCCGTCGATACGGTTTTCCGGTTGTTCCATTGACGACCGCGGAACCTGCCCTGGATCAGTTGCTGTATCTGTTCGGACATCGCAGGGGGCAGAAATGAGCATCGACACGACAGGGAAATCTCTGGTTGATCTGCTGAATATGCTCGAGCCGGCACCGGAACCCACGCCTGTTTCGATGTTTCCGCAGACATGGGGGTTGCTGGCGCTGGCCGTCATACTGCTTGGTCTTGTCGTACTGGTCAGTGTTCTTTTGGTCCGGCGAAGGCGGGAGAACGCGTATCGCCGCCATGCGCTGGCCGAGCTGGCAGACCCGGATATAGCGTCGGCAAAAGTTGCCGAAATCCTTCGCCGCACCGCGTTGGTCGCATATCCGCGCAGGCAGGTTGCAGGGATTCACGGGGATGACTGGTTGAATTTCCTTTCGCAAACCTCTGATGAAAATCCCTTTTTATCAGAGGCCGGGCAAACACTGATCGACGCGCCGTACAAGGACCTGCCGCCAAACCGCGCCTTGACCCAGCTTGCGCGGCATTGGGTCAAGTCCCACAAACGGTATCGGGGAACGTGATGTTTTCCTTCTCTGCACCCTGGGTGTTTCTGCTTTTGCCGCTGCCGCTGCTGGTTTACGCCATTGCTCCGCCGCGGCGGGAAACAACCGTGTCCATTCGCATTCCGTTTTTTCGCCGCGTGGCCCAGGCGGCGGGCGTCGAGCCGCAATCCGGGTCAATGATCCGAACCCGAGCCCGGCTGCAAACGGCCAGCGCCGCCTTGATCTGGGTGCTTCTGGTTCTGGCGCTGGCGCGTCCGGAACGTCTGGGCGACCCCGTCGTGATGGAAAAATCTGCCCGCGATGTGGTTTTGGCGCTGGATATCTCTGGCTCGATGGATCAGCGCGACTTCCAGACCGGATCCGGTGCCCCGATGCAAAGGTTGGAGGCGGTCAAGGAGGTTCTCAGGCAGTTCATCTCTGAAAGAGATGGTGACAGGATGGCGCTGATCATCTTTGGAACACGCGCGTTCATTCAAGCGCCCTTCACGGAAGATCTGAACAGTTTGAATGGGTTCCTGGACCAAACTCAAGTTGGCATGGCGGGTCCGAACACGGCTTTGGGCGATGCGATCGGGCTTGGCATTCGAACTTTTGAATCCAGCGAGGTTGACCAGCGCATGATGATTGTTCTCAGCGATGGCGCCGATACGTCCAGTCGCATGACACCCGTCAATGCCTCGGCCATTGCTGCGGAAAAGAACGTGGTTGTGTATACGATTGGTGTCGGAGACCCGAATGCCACGGGCGAAGACCGTGTCGATCTTCAGGCACTGAAGGACATAGCCGATCGCACGGGCGGAGAATATTTCTTTGCCGACGATGCAACGGCCCTTGAACAGACCTATGCACGCATTGATTCACTGAACCCCAGAATGGTGGAAACGCAAAGCTATCGCCCCAAGCAAAGCCTTGCCCATATTCCGTTACTCATCGCGTTGATCGTCATTTTGGTCAGCATGACCTGGTTCCATTTTTCACAGCGACACCAGGGGGCCGTCTGACAATGGATCTGGCTGATTTCCATTTTATCCGAGGCTATTACCTGCTGCTTCTCATACCCATCCTTGTGTTGTGGTGGCGGATCAGACCCAGACCGATGGCAGACACCAAACTGCCATCAGGGATCGCCCCGCACCTTGCAGAGGCCTTGCTGCTGGGCAAGGAAGAAAACAGGCGCATCCAGCCCATTGATGTTGCGCTGATCATTGCGGCGCTTGTCACATTGGCGGCCTCGGGTCCGACATGGTCGCGCGCGCCCAACCCGTTGATCGCGGACACGGCCCCGTTGGTGATCGCTCTCAAAGTCACCGACAGTATGGAAAGCTCGGATCTTGCGCCATCGCGGCTGGATCGGGCTCGGTTCAAGATTTCCGACCTGATCACAGAACGTGCCGGCGCACGAACCGCTTTGATCGCCTATGCAGGAACGCCGCACCGGGTTGCGCCTTTGACCGAAGATGCGAACATACTTCGTCCGTTGCTTGAGGGGTTGACGCCTGCGGTGATGCCGAAGGATGGCGATGCGGCAGCCGATGCGCTTGCGTTGGCTCAGTCCATACTGGAAGACAGCGACAGCCCTGGGGCGGTGCTGTTTGTATTGGACGACCTTGATCCATCTCAGGTAACGGGGCTAAGCTTCTCTTCTTCTGATATTTTCTTTCTCACCATGTTGCCGGATGGTGGTCGTATCGCGCAGCTGGACAACATCCCCAACGCCTCAGTGGTCACGTTTTCGGACGACGATCGGGACATCAATCAACTGATGCGCCGCATTCAATCGGCCTATAGTGCTGCGCTGGATGACGATGATCGTCTGGACTGGCAGGACAAGGGCTGGATCCTGGCTTGGCCTGCTGCGGTGTTGTCTCTGCTGTGGTTCCGCAAGGGCTGGGTAATTCGTTGGGCGTTTCTGGCTTTGATTGCGTTGCCTTCATCCGGCGCGCGGGCAGAAGGATGGCGAGACTGGTTTTTCACCCCCGACCAACAAGGCCAGATCGCGTTGAACCAAAAACGATTTGGCGACGCGGCCGAGATGTTCGAAGACCCATATCACAAGGGATATGCCTATCTCAGGGATGGTCAATATGAAAAGGCGTCGTCCGTGTTTTCCACACTGGACACACCGGAAGCTGCGTTTGCCGAAGGTATGGCCCGCATAAAAAACCGCGAGTATCGCCCAGCCATATCGGCGTTCGAGACCGCCTTGGAACGTCGCCCCGACTGGCCCGAAGCCCAGCATAATCTCGACCTGTCCAAGGCCATCCTGGACTATGTCGAAACGACGCGTGAACAGTCTGACACAGGGGAAGAGGCTGGCATCGGCGCAGATGATACGGTGTTTGACAACGATGCAGCACGTGGCAGTGACACCACGGTTCTAGCCCCCAAGGACGGGCCACAGTCACTGTCCGCCGACCAGTGGATTAGTATGATCGACACCGACATGCAGGATTTTCTGAGAAACCGTTTCCTTTTGGAAATTCAGGTGCAAACAGAATGAGATACCTTGCCGTCTTCATCCTGTTGTTGCCGCTATCCGTGTCCGCACAGGAAAACTCAGCCTATCAACCTCGGGTGTCAGTGGACGTCCCGAACGAGGCCGTCATCGTCGGCCAACCCGCCATCGTCCGCATCAAGGTTCTGGTACCGACCTTCATGCCGCAGCCGCCCGTATTCCCATCATTGGAGCAACAAAATGTCCTTGTTCGCCTGCCTGAGAGGGCTTCTGGCCCGATAAGCGAAACGGTAGACGGAGAAACGTGGTCCGGAGTACAGCGCAGTTATCGCCTGTATCCGCTGACATCAGGGCCGGTCGCGTATGATGCGCAAGAGGTTGTCGTGACATTTGCCGATCCGCAGTCCAATGACCCGGTTCAGGTTTCGGTGGCGCTTCCTTCCATACAGCTGAACGCTGAGATCCCCGAGGGCGCTCAAGGTCTTGACCCGCTGATCATCGCAAGTGGTTTCTCTCTTGATCAGAAGCTGGACGGTCCGACCGATATGCAGGCCGGTGATTCCATCACGCGCGAGATAAGCGCGCAAATCTCTGGCACCACGGCCCTGACAATCCCGGCGCTGACGCCGCAGGATCAAAGCCAACTGCTTCGCGCCTATCCCAAGGAACCCCGCTTTTCGGAAACAGAGAACCGGGGCATCCTGTCCGGGCAGCGGGTCGAAGAAACCGTGTACATCGCCCAAGATGGTGGCGAAACACAGTTGTCGGCCGTTTCCATCGACTGGTTCAATCTGGACACCGGTCAGATCGAAACGGCATCACTTCCCTCGACCAAGCTGACACTGGCACCACCCAGGCGACAGCCGCCTGACGCGCAAACCATCATCAAATCAGTTCTTTACCTTGTCATTGTTGTATTCGCATTGTGGACATTGGGAAGATTTCTGCGCCCGCGCTATGCAACCTGGAAAACGGAACGGCGCCGCAGATATCTGGCATCGGAGAAGTATGCCGTCGATGCCTTGCGATCCGCTTTAATATCACGGGATTTGCCTGCGGTTTATCAGGCATTGGATCTTTGGAAATCACGCAGCGCGCATCCCAAGCGTTCTTTGGATCTTGAGAGAAGTCTGATGAAGATCAGTGCGGCGCGGTATTCAGCGACGGCTGGCAACGGCCAGGAAAACTGGGAAGCGACCATGCAACACCTAGACGCACTGAAAAGCGCAACAGAACGAAAGAGCGGGTCTTTGCCCCCGCTCAACCCTTAGACTTCAACTTTGACAGTTGCTGATCAGCTTGCGCCGGTCGATCAACCGCAGCCGGCCATACCCCAATTCCACAAGCCCCAGATCTGCCAGATGATGCAGATGCCGATGCAAGGTAGGCTGAGATACCGCAACCATTTCAGCAAGTTCTTCCTGAGACACAACAATCCATCCGTCCGAACTCAAAGCACCTTCGTCAAGATGCAACAGGCGCAACACAAGGCGCTTTTCAGACCCCGTAACCGCAAGATTGGCCATGATGCGCAGTGCAGTCTTCATGTTTTCATGCGTCAACGCATAGAAATCACGGATGTATTCCGGGTTCTTCTGAACCAGCCTTTCCACCCGCGAGCCGGGAAAATACAAGGTGCGGGTCTTTTGCGTTGCCACGACGCTGACCAGGCGTTTGGCTTCGGCAAACAGCGCAAGATCCCCGATCCAGAATCCTGATCCATCCTGATGCAATACGAATTCCTGTCCATCATCGGCAGGTGCCGTGATCTGAAGCGCGCCTGCGAGCACCGCATGAATACCGTTGGCGCGGTCGCCGTGGCGGTACAGGGTTTCTCCGGAATCGAAGGTTCTTTGAATTGCGCACGTCATAAGATCGCTCTGAAACTTTGAATCGCGCGTGCCAAACCAGTCGGTCTTGGCCAGAATCCGCATATCGTCATCAGAATCAAACATTTGTATCTTTCAAAGTGATCATATGATAAGTTTTCGATACGTTTCATCGCATAAAATAGCTGTGTTCACTGCCCGAACAAGAAATTGTTTTTATTCGGGCAATCAAGAACTTGCTTGCAGCTTCAAGTTATAAGCTAGCGGCTTCAATTAAATTTCAATTTTCCGGGTCATTAAGGCTCGACTGATCAGGAGCACTTCATGTCTTCTCCACGAATGATTGCAGATAATTGGCGTAGAACACTGCGCCGGTTCGCAGTGGCGACCGTAACTGTCGCCCTTGCCGTGCCCGCCTGGGCGCAGGATCAAAAGCCCAATATTCTTGTGATATGGGGCGACGATATCGGTCAATCCAACATCTCGGCCTATACCATGGGTCTGATGGGATATCAGACGCCCAATATCGACAGGGTTGCCAAAGAAGGCATGATCTTTACCGATTATTACGGTGAACAATCCTGTACCGCCGGCCGTTCGTCATACATCATGGGGCAATCCGTGTTCCGCACCGGTCTTTCCAAAGTCGGCCTGCCTGGGGCAGATCTCGGAATGCAGGTTGAAGACCCAACTATCCCGGGGCTTCTTAAAGACCACGGCTATGTGACCGGTCAATTCGGCAAAAACCACCTTGGTGACAAAGACGAACATCTTCCGACAAACCACGGTTTTGATGAGTTTTTTGGCAATCTTTACCACCTGAATGCCGAAGAAGAGCCGGAAAACGAAGACTATCCGGGTGATCGCGTTCTGGCGGATGGGCGTACCTTCCGCGAGGCCTATGGCCCGCGCGGCGTCATCAAATCCAAAGCGGATGGCACGATCGAAGACACCGGACCGTTGACCCGCAAGCGCATGGAAACGGTAGATGACGAAACCGTGGCCGCAGCCATCGACTTCATCAAGCGGGCGCATGAGCAAGGTCAGCCCTTCTATGTCTGGTGGAACGGCACCCGCATGCACTTCCGCACCCACGTCAAAGACGAGATGCGCGCCAAGGCCAATGAGTTGTCGGGGCGGGTCGCTGATGAATACACCGCCGGTATGATCGAACACGACATGCATGTAGGTCAGCTGCTGGATCTGCTGGACGAGCTTGGCATCGCCGACAACACGATCGTCCACTATTCCACTGACAATGGTCCCCACATGAACACCTGGCCGGATGCGGCTGCCACGCCGTTCTGGGGCGAGAAGAATACCAACTGGGAAGGTGGTTGGCGTGTTCCGTCGATGGTACGCTGGCCGGGCAAGATCGAGGCCGGATCAGTCACCAACGAGATCGTGCATCACATGGACTGGCTGCCCACTTACCTCGCCGTGGCCGGCGATCCGGACATCAAGGAAAAGCTGAAGGCTGGCTACAGCTCATCGGGCATGGGTCGCGACTATAAGGTGCACCTTGATGGCTACAATATTCTGCCGCTGCTGACTGGTGAGACTGCGGCAAGCCCCCGGAAAGAAATCTTCTATTTCTCGGATGATGGTGACCTCACGGCGCTGCGCTTCGAAGAC
It encodes the following:
- a CDS encoding arylsulfatase; protein product: MSSPRMIADNWRRTLRRFAVATVTVALAVPAWAQDQKPNILVIWGDDIGQSNISAYTMGLMGYQTPNIDRVAKEGMIFTDYYGEQSCTAGRSSYIMGQSVFRTGLSKVGLPGADLGMQVEDPTIPGLLKDHGYVTGQFGKNHLGDKDEHLPTNHGFDEFFGNLYHLNAEEEPENEDYPGDRVLADGRTFREAYGPRGVIKSKADGTIEDTGPLTRKRMETVDDETVAAAIDFIKRAHEQGQPFYVWWNGTRMHFRTHVKDEMRAKANELSGRVADEYTAGMIEHDMHVGQLLDLLDELGIADNTIVHYSTDNGPHMNTWPDAAATPFWGEKNTNWEGGWRVPSMVRWPGKIEAGSVTNEIVHHMDWLPTYLAVAGDPDIKEKLKAGYSSSGMGRDYKVHLDGYNILPLLTGETAASPRKEIFYFSDDGDLTALRFEDWKLIFLEQKAWATLRAWIEPWTELRIPLIVNLRRDPYERAYRTSNTYYDWLLDRAYFLVPAQQYVGNFLSTFQEFPPRQKAASFNLDQVMEKLTTPTNN